In Plasmodium falciparum 3D7 genome assembly, chromosome: 13, the following are encoded in one genomic region:
- a CDS encoding 40S ribosomal protein S7, putative, with product MDAVQKRVLKSNPSDLEKEIAQCLLDIELSSSSDIKTDAKEIKLLSCDLIEVEKLKKKTILIYIPYKIYTTYVRKIQRKLINELEKKTKKYVVLVAKRTILKGKQKNKSFKIIPRSRTLTSVYDSILEDIVSPSEIIGKRISMKADGKRVFKIMLDSKERQRDNIEEKLISFAAVYKKITRRDAVFSLPPTNEK from the exons atggaTGCTGTTCAAAAGAGAGTATTGAAAAGTAACCCAAGCGatttagaaaaagaaatagcaCAATGTTTGTTAGACATTGAATTATCTAGTTCTTCGGATATAAAAACAGATgctaaagaaataaaattattatcatgtgATTTAATAGAagtagaaaaattaaaaaagaaaaccattttaatttatattcctTACAAAATTTATACAACCTATGTAAGAAAAATCCaaagaaaattaattaatgaattagaaaaaaaaacgaaaaaataTGTTGTGTTAGTTGCAAAAAGAACAATATTAAaaggaaaacaaaaaaataaatctttCAAAATTATCCCAAGATCAAGAACTTTAACCAGTGTATATGATTCAATCCTTGAAGATATTGTATCACCAAGTGAAATTATTGGAAAGAg aaTTAGCATGAAAGCAGACGGCAAAAgagtttttaaaattatgttAGATTCTAAAGAAAGACAAAGAGATAACATTGAAGAGAAACTTATTAGCTTTGCTGctgtttataaaaaaattactaGGAGAGATGCCGTTTTCTCCTTACCACcaacaaatgaaaaataa
- a CDS encoding ATP synthase-associated protein, putative, translating to MISFIKKVAKGISKGCSWCKSVSFRKYFSEDYFWTQANIGPLCIGIITAPYWISSLKNLYWSHRYEKLNKEEILSDRFTWLYERMLEDEVHKTLLDNLSSYNFKNNGPENMLGPSII from the exons ATGATATCattcataaaaaaagttGCCAAAGGTATTTCGAAAGGTTGTTCTTGGTGTAAAAG tgTGAGCTTTCGTAAATATTTTAGTGAAGATTATTTTTGGACTCAAGCTAATATAGGTCCATTGTGTATTGGTATAATAACAGCACCCTATTGGATATCCTCTTTAAAA AACCTTTATTGGTCCCATCGTTATGAAAAGTTAAACAAAGAAGAAATTTTATCTGACCGATTTACATGGTTATATGAAAGAATGCTAGAAGATGAAGTTCATAAGACCTTATTAGATAATTTATCGTCAtacaattttaaaaataatggcCCAGAAAATATGTTAGGCCCAAgcataatataa
- a CDS encoding methyltransferase, putative, translating into MKNSEQVRINFNYIYSNKEIRNDVYLPSSDTFTFVEALEEEVDKISQDINIVLEMGSGSGYIILSLYEMLLSRNKKIDMLYCVDINKKACECIKNLTYENKIFNVEIIRNNLFNNIRRCELFDIVLFNPPYVITGPDEMNKTDLTASYAGGKYGREIIMKFLLDIHNYLSNKGVIYLLLEKSNIPQEILNCEHVKNIYIYEEIKKKKTLNETIFIYKLMKKK; encoded by the exons atgaaaaattctGAACAAGTCagaattaattttaattatatatattcaaataagGAAATTAGAAATGACGTATACCTACCAAGTAGTGATACATTTACATTCGTTGAAGCTTTAGAAGAAGAAGTTGATAAAATTTCACAAGATATTAATATCGTCCTGGAAATGgg GAGTGGTAGTGGATATATAATTCTGTCTTTATATGAAATGCTACTAAgtagaaacaaaaaaatcgATATGCTTTATTGTGTAGACATTAATAAGAAGGCTTGTGAATGTATAAAAAACTTAACATATgagaataaaatatttaatgttgaaattattagaaataatttatttaataatataagacGATGCGAACTTTTtgatattgttttatttaatcCACCATATGTTATTACAGGACCAGATGAAATGAACAAAACAGATTTGACAGCATCTTATGCAGGTGGTAAATATGGAAGAGAAATAATCATGAAATTTTTATTAGACATTCATAATTATCTTAGTAATAAAggtgttatatatttattactagAGAAAAGTAATATACCTCAAGAAATCTTAAATTGTGAgcatgtaaaaaatatatatatatatgaggaaattaaaaaaaaaaaaactttaaacgaaacaatatttatttacaaattaatgaagaaaaaataa
- a CDS encoding SNARE protein, putative: protein MSIIYGLIAREKTVLAEYTEYGGNFSNISRLLLEIIPPHTSRKSYIYDDYVFHQLIKNGITFMAMTDKELGFLTPYAFLEQISKIFFKNFNNTSDLITLSLDEEFKPVLKENMRVFNEYETNDVHNIKNQISNIQNIIIENIEKILERREKIDILVNKTEKLYQENINFRRQAMNFNFHMWLENNRMTLYFISSIIIFIFFIWSLYNV from the exons ATGTCTATAATTTATGGCTTAATAGCTAGag AAAAGACTGTGTTAGCAGAATATACCGAATATGGAGGAAACTTTTCTAATATAAGTAGATTGCTTCTTGAAATAATACCACCACATACATCCAggaaatcatatatatatgatga TTATGTATTTCATCAGcttataaaaaatggtaTAACATTTATGGCAATGACTGATAAGGAATTGGGTTTTCTTACTCCCTATGCATTTCTTGAACAAATatcaaaaat attttttaaaaactttAATAATACATCAGACCTTATTACATTATCACTGGATGAAGAATTTAAACCTGTATTGAAAGAAAATATG AGGGTTTTTAACGAGTATGAAACCAATgatgttcataatattaagaaCCAAATTAGTAATATACAAAACATTATAATAGAAAACATTGAGAAAATTTTAGAGAGACGAGAAAAAATAGATATTTTAGTTAACAAAACTGAGAAGTTATatcaagaaaatataaattttagaAGACAAGCTATGAATTTTAATTTCCATATGTGGTTAGAAAATAACAGAATGAcactatattttatttcaagtataattatattcatcttttttatatggtccttatataatgtataa
- a CDS encoding SNARE protein, putative, producing the protein MSIIYGLIAREKTVLAEYTEYGGNFSNISRLLLEIIPPHTSRKSYIYDEFFKNFNNTSDLITLSLDEEFKPVLKENMRVFNEYETNDVHNIKNQISNIQNIIIENIEKILERREKIDILVNKTEKLYQENINFRRQAMNFNFHMWLENNRMTLYFISSIIIFIFFIWSLYNV; encoded by the exons ATGTCTATAATTTATGGCTTAATAGCTAGag AAAAGACTGTGTTAGCAGAATATACCGAATATGGAGGAAACTTTTCTAATATAAGTAGATTGCTTCTTGAAATAATACCACCACATACATCCAggaaatcatatatatatgatga attttttaaaaactttAATAATACATCAGACCTTATTACATTATCACTGGATGAAGAATTTAAACCTGTATTGAAAGAAAATATG AGGGTTTTTAACGAGTATGAAACCAATgatgttcataatattaagaaCCAAATTAGTAATATACAAAACATTATAATAGAAAACATTGAGAAAATTTTAGAGAGACGAGAAAAAATAGATATTTTAGTTAACAAAACTGAGAAGTTATatcaagaaaatataaattttagaAGACAAGCTATGAATTTTAATTTCCATATGTGGTTAGAAAATAACAGAATGAcactatattttatttcaagtataattatattcatcttttttatatggtccttatataatgtataa
- a CDS encoding LisH domain-containing protein, putative, translated as MKIHLSSDEVNLLVYRYLVENGFVHTSFSFFNEANICKNPYYMSHGDKLPSGALVSFLQKALIFIYIEYHTDHNDGKKIVCEEPFSFFRRHDCWNNEYNCLHQQERKKKKEREGDDENINDDMNEKMDDMMDEKRDDKKYDRMNDTVNNNHANNNINDYNKNVMLNNDSHNNNDSHNNNDNHNNDSHNNNEQDGNVLKRHTPLSNVNDCKIETFNKNTDDDLNNNNNDKSSTDHFNIMNTNDTSFDNKEENKVLKNKNNIYRNSFSNFATFNYNDSNLSFKDIKRNYASIFAQVKTPRRNASNNKKKKINNKSKDDVIESKANTENTNNDDNNDDDNNKNNNNNNNNNNENYCDVKKEEPNFSSKKRKKCGSLKTANIKGSQNKTTDGNNNNINNSNSSSCCSNNNNESDIKNIHVNKNKNQQDNYIKDLKQLNNEDDNNNNNNNNNNNNNNNIEGNESFQNREEENCDISLNKENNTNINNISSNCSSTTYSGSATSHKRKKKKKKKKKEQTNEGKKSVKGINKKDKKRNSKVESKKEQAFVKSVADKKNNKDEEDMDLSEKQILHNDDNKLNSDDNKLNSDDNKLNSDDNKLNSDDNKLYSDDNKLNSDDNKLYSDDNKLYSDDNKLYSDDNKLYSDDNISNNLINDNISTAKSKEQIKAPIINTYDDINNNSNSTNGNMNEEICAHLKEHSHSISYISSLENSPDKLKGQKQNDTNEVKYNSLDKNNKDKEINNVESENCWLSKVASYILPSAKKNNESIKKDEGDIPKEDGKNDNNINNNNNDDNISSSRSSSRSSGRSSSRSCGRSSSRRSNNNVSDIHVDDYIKNDFNMNVSKILSNEINYNEFGDNICNLHNKESDSVYDKEVEKYGYNHDTLKEEKLVDCYMNSNMEEEHLLKERERKDSDVTSFNNESYISNNTYEPFKSDYTEDKNYDKCYKYYKDDTHNIRNKDPNIFGKDIEFFTNKNVSYTQNNVEDSCYEYNEKEKPIFLKNCKDKTSDNKFNNDIVHMEKKKKKTLF; from the coding sequence atgaAAATACATTTATCATCTGATGAAGTAAATTTATTGGTATATCGATATTTAGTAGAAAACGGATTTGTACAtacttctttttcttttttcaatgAAGCAAATATTTGTAAGAATCCATATTACATGAGTCATGGAGATAAATTACCTAGTGGTGCTTTAGTTTCCTTTTTACAAAAAGCAttgatatttatttatatagaatATCATACCGATCATAATGATGGTAAGAAAATAGTATGTGAAGAaccattttccttttttcgaAGACATGATTGTTggaataatgaatataattgtTTACATCAacaagaaagaaaaaagaaaaaagaaagagaaggagatgatgaaaatattaatgatgatatgaatgaaaaaatgGATGATATGATGGATGAAAAAAGGGATGATAAAAAGTATGACCGCATGAATGATACTGTAAATAATAACCatgcaaataataatataaatgattataacaaaaatgttatgttaaataatgatagtcataataataatgatagtcataataataatgataatcataataatgatagtcataataataatgaacagGATGGTAATGTGTTAAAACGACATACACCACTAAGTAATGTAAACGATTGTAAAATAGAaacttttaataaaaatactgATGATGatcttaataataataataatgataagtCGTCCACTGATCATTTTAATATCATGAATACAAATGATACAAGTTttgataataaagaagaaaataaagttttaaaaaataaaaataatatttatagaaaTAGCTTTTCGAATTTCGCcacatttaattataatgatagtaATTTATCCTTTAAGGATATCAAAAGAAACTATGCAAGTATTTTTGCTCAAGTCAAAACTCCAAGAAGAAATgcttcaaataataaaaagaaaaaaataaataataaaagtaaagaTGATGTTATAGAAAGTAAAGCAAACACggaaaatacaaataatgatgataataatgatgatgataataataaaaacaataataataataataataataataatgaaaattattgTGATGTAAAAAAGGAAGAACCAAATTTCTCTtcaaagaaaagaaaaaaatgcgGTAGCTTAAAAACAGCCAACATAAAAGGTTCACAAAATAAAACTActgatggtaataataacaatattaataatagtaatagtagtagttgttgtagtaataataataatgaatcagatataaaaaatattcatgttaataaaaataaaaatcaacAAGATAATTATATCAAGGATTTAAAacaattaaataatgaagatgataataataataataataataataataataataataataataataatattgaaggTAATGAATCCTTTCAAAATCGTGAGGAGGAAAATTGTGATATAtctttaaataaagaaaataatacaaacataaataatataagtagTAATTGTAGTAGTACAACCTATAGTGGTAGCGCTACTAGtcataaaaggaaaaaaaagaaaaaaaagaaaaagaaagaacaAACAAATGAAGGCAAGAAAAGTGTGAAGGGTATAAACAAAAAGGACAAAAAAAGGAATTCCAAGGTTGAGAGCAAAAAGGAACAAGCATTTGTAAAAAGTGTGGCTGATAAGAAGAATAATAAGGATGAGGAGGATATGGATTTATCAGAGAAacaaatattacataatgatgataataaattaaatagtgatgataataaattaaatagtgatgataataaattaaatagtgatgataataaattaaatagtGATgacaataaattatatagtgatgacaataaattaaatagtGATgacaataaattatatagtgatgacaataaattatatagtgatgacaataaattatatagtgatgacaataaattatatagtgatgataatattagtaataatttaataaatgataacATTTCTACTGCTAAGAGTAAAGAACAAATTAAAGCACCCataattaatacatatgatgatattaataataatagtaatagcaCGAATGGAAATATGAACGAAGAAATATGTGCACATTTAAAAGAACATAGTCATTCGATTTCCTACATAAGTTCATTAGAAAATAGTCCAGATAAATTGAAGGgacaaaaacaaaatgatacaaatgaagtaaaatataattcgttagataaaaataataaagataaagaaattaataaCGTGGAAAGTGAAAATTGTTGGTTATCCAAGGTTGCATCTTATATATTGCCTTCAgcaaaaaagaataatgaaTCGATTAAAAAGGATGAAGGGGATATTCCTAAAGAAGAtggaaaaaatgataataacataaataataacaacaatgaTGATAACATTAGTAGTAGTCGTAGTAGTAGTCGTAGTAGCGGTCGTAGTAGTAGTCGTAGTTGTGGTCGTAGTAGTAGTCGtcgtagtaataataatgtgagTGATATTCATGTGGATGATTATATTAAGAATGATTTTAATATGAATGTCTCTAAAATATTGAGTAACGAAATAAATTACAACGAATTTGGAGATAACATATGTAATTTACATAATAAGGAATCAGATAGTGTGTATGATAAGGAGGTTGAAAAATATGGATATAATCATGATACTTTGAAGGAAGAGAAACTTGTCGATTGTTATATGAATAGTAATATGGAAGAAGaacatttattaaaagaaagagAAAGAAAAGATAGTGATGTTACTAGTTTTAATAATGAGAGTTatattagtaataatacatatgaacCCTTTAAAAGTGATTATACtgaagataaaaattatgataaatgctacaaatattataaagatgATACACATAATATCAGGAATAAAGATCCTAATATATTTGGTAAGGATATAgaattttttacaaataaaaatgtttcaTATACTCAAAACAATGTAGAAGATAGTTGttatgaatataatgaaaaagaaaagccTATATTTTTGAAGAATTGTAAAGACAAAACAAGTGATAATAAgtttaataatgatattgtccatatggaaaaaaaaaaaaaaaaaacattattttaa